The genomic region TCACATTATAAGTATATCATATTTGCTCTGTGATtggtttaattaaatcaaatgtGATTTCGATTTagaatttttccattttctcaTACTAGtgaattacatttaaaaaaaaataaagcaactaaaaatagaataattatgaaagattaataatcatatatatttatatagttgcaaaaaatataagaccACCACATTTCTCCTTTTCTAGAGGGACTATTTTGTGCCAAGAGAAACAGCTAAAACAAGTCCACGAATGCCAATATCCATCCCTTTCCCAACCATTCACAAACATCAGTCAACTTCTCCTCCTTTTCCATCCCCTGATTTTGATCATGCATCTGCTCTAGACACCCCATTATCCTCTCTCCCTCCCCGCCCCACTCGCCTCCATCTCCCCCAAACCTACCATTCCCTCGTCGTCCTGTGTCCGGACGGCGGGCGGAACAACTCTGCTCCCATCACCACCTTCTTCGTCATCTTCAAGAATCGAGTAGCGACGTTTACGTCCCGTTCCATCGCCCATCATGGCGCCTGCAATGAAACCTTTCCAGCTTCTcgaaataaacataatttcgGGGCAGGATTTGGAGCCCGTTGCCAGGAAAATGCGAACGTACGCCAAGGCGTGGGTGCATCCGAACCGGAAGCTTTCGTCGTGTGTCGACAAGGAGGGGAACAATAACCCTACATGGAAtgataagtttgttttcaGGGTGGAAGAGGAGTTTCTCAGAGAAGATAGCTCCGCAGTCATGATTGAGATCTATTCGGCGCATTGGTTACGCGATGTTCTTGTTGGCACGGTTCGTGTGCTCGTCGGCAACCTTATTCCCCCGCCTGTGCGGACCCATCAGAACAACTCGCATTACATGGGCATGCGCTTCGTTGCACTTCAGGTTATGTTTATTGAATGAATTTGAAAAGAGGGAtctgcatgcatgcatgcatgatttttttcttattttttttgtttgatttgtttattgttttctGGTTTCGTGCAAGTGTGAAAATTCGTTGTCATCATGGTCTTCGATTCTTGGTTTCATGCAAAATCTGAGGAGATTTAAGATCTAATCAATGTTTGTGGAAGtattatttcaatatcaaCAAATCAATAAGAGGGATTTTGTGTGAAATGAATTagctaaatttgaatattgttctgtgaaattgattttattaaactgttgatgtcttatatatatatatacacaagcATGCATGCAGACACACGCATTTTTTTCAGAAGAATCGTctgttgcatttttttccgAAGAATCGTctgttgcatttttttcaGACATTTCAAACGGATCAATTACTCCTTGGACATTGGATTCTTAATTccttatttattgtcaagcAAATTATATCCATTTTCTTGTGTTTCATGATAAGAGGGGGAGACGCAGAAAGAGAATACAATCAAAGCATGCATGAAATAACTCTTGTTGCAACTGATGCTTGATTCCGATTCGTTGTAGCAATCAATCAAAGATTGCCATGTGTCATGTACATTTGAATCCATCACTTTCTCCACATCTAAACTCGATAATCGGATCCATGATTCAGGTACGTCGTCCGTCAGGGCGTCCACAGGGAATACTGAACATTGGTGTGGCCTTACTCGACGGATCTCTGAGGAGCATGCCGTTGTACAGACAACTGAGCAGTTCAGCTGTCGGATACCGTGATCTGATGCAGCATCCACCAGTTCATCTGCAGGTACAGGAAAATGACACTAAGAACAACAAAGAGCAGCAGCAGGCTCCTGCTCTGAAGCCTATACTGCGCAGGTCAAGAAGTGAACGCAGCGAACGTGTGATATTCAATGACTTTTCCCCCAGGAGTTCAATGGTTGCGGTGCCAACACAGATGGGAACTAAAGAAGGTAGTTCCGTTATCACCGTCTCAGAATCGGTTGATCCATTtaaagggggaaaaaagaaaggcaaGGCTAGTTCAGTGATCAGTGGAGCAGAGCTCCGAGAGAAGCCGAAGCAAAAGGGCAAGAAGGGCAAGGCAAGTTCAGTGGTGAGTGACTCGATCGTGAGCAAAGGGTCGTCGACCTTTTACAAGAATGATACGCgtaatttaaagaataaagACACAGAAAATGAGGGTAAAGACAACAGGGGTGATAAAAAACTTGGCTCTCCTGAAAAAGCTAAGGTGGTTGATGAGAAATCAGTTGGAATTAAGGGTGTCCAGAATTCGGGTTCACCTAAACACAAGGCTGTAATACCAACCATTTTGAAGCCTAATGGTGCACAAAAGGGGCCATTGCCAATAGGGAAGCCAGTGATTGGGGCACCCTTCAAAGGTAACTCAATTGTGTCCGACTCCGAGGTTGGGCCCTCACCGTCTGAGGTGGCGGCCGCATTGGCTCAAAGGAGATATCTTCAAGATGACAATCAAAGCTCTGTCTTGGACGGTTGGAGCTTGGATGAGAGTGTTGAAGGGCTTAGGTCAAAGCTGGAGAGGTGGCGAACGGAGCTACCGCCATTGTACGATAATGGCTTCTCGACGAGCAGCTACAAGTCATCTGGCGGCCAACATGGCCGTAGGCACAGCGATGGTGGAAGCGGCCTGTTCTCATGCTTCGGCAACATATGTGGATATGAGTGCCAATGCATCTGCGGTAAGCCTCCCGGGAAACGGAACCAATCTAGGTTCGCTGCATCGTCTGTTGGCTCCCCAGGTCGATCAATACTTTGAGAACgaatcattaaaattatgaaacacGTCTTTTTTCGCTCTATTTCTTGCTAAGTATATGCCAAGGGGTGCTTAATTTCCGACTACACACGTACTACTAATCTTGACAATGAGGGTTTTCTCATCGGCATTTGGTTTTCACTTGGTGATTAACTACAAAACATGTTCATCATCAAGGACATGTACCGATGGAAGTTTAGAGGTTTTTGAGTATACGAGGTATTATTATAAGTCATGGATGCTATATGGTTCAAGGTTGTTGGAGCAAGTTCATAACTAGGCCGGCCTTCCCTCAATTAGTTATTTGTTTTCATGCTTAATTTCCCTTAATTCATACATTTCTATGTTCTTTTAGTGTAAGTTGTAAGTTAAATTCTTGAatactttgattttgttataCCTTTTTAATCTGCACTCTTTTGTTCATGCCACATTTTGTTGCCCCAATTCCAACTTTTATTGTAAatggtattaattaattacatcttatattattgcatcacatatatatacacattatgtTTTTCTAAAGTATTTAGATGAAATAGTTCTTTATTCATGTGATTTTcacttgtatatattaaatggaatACGAGatgaatattttgtaatagaaaattcagaCCGCTTCTTCCTCTATTTTCTTAGCTAGACAACTTAATTAGAGAGTAATAATTGTTTGGAATAAACTTActaaaaacatcttataaactcatttattctataagatatttttttttgtgtaaatgtaagtttcattaagtaaaatgtacaaaaagtACAATACAACAGTGTTCAAAGATTGGTTTCTTCTTCGACAGGCCAAgagatacgccatagtctatataatccacatgaactaacagaaTAAGGTAAATTTTTGCTAAGAATCCGTTGTCTAACATCTTCAACTATGACGGTGGCAAGTATAGGAGGTGGCTGCCTAGAGTCCTCAAATCGTCTTAAGTTCCGTTCTctccaaatatggtatacACATGACGCAAGGAGAGTCTGGTACGCCATGTTGACAATGTgtttccctctccattttcgcGTTGTCCATTCAATGTCCCCTAGCCAGTCTCGGTTGGGCCAGGAGACTAGTACAACCCTTCTAACAGCTGTGAGACACTGCCGCGCATAACGGCATCGAAAAAAGGTGGTTACGTATCTCTACCGCGCTCTCTTCACAGAGGACACATTCACCGATGTGTGATAACCAGGATCGATTAGTCGTGGATAGCTTCCCCAAAATCGCAAGTCAAAGGATGAATGTATGCCTCAGAATTTTCAGCGAGCCCGAGACTAGAGAAGCCCAACCTACTTTGGATCCCGACGGCTCCCATAATCTATAAAGTGCTTGGGCTGTAGGTCTACCTGTCTCAAAACGCCAGACGATACAATCATTTCCTCCATGAATAAGCGGCAGACCTTATTCCCATAATCTATAAGATATTTGCAGAGcttataattgtaaaatgttaaatcttattttcaaagaaagaatttaatttttagtacCAGAACTGTTACGAGATTGatactatattttctttaaatagcACAATTGGTACCATATAAATGGCTTCATGTGCCAAATTAGTACTTTTATTGACTTTCGAACGGAAAGTCCAATGGTGCAGCACGTGGATGCTAAGGCAAATTGAGCCTTTGGCGCCCATATGCCACCTGCTACTAAGGCTAAGCTTTTTGTCACGAATTACTCAAATATTGTCACTATTAGAACTATATAAGTTATTATggtgacaaaaataaaaattattgacacTTAATACTTATTGTTACtggaaatattaatatttttgtcactaatactttttatgtttttataatgGGTGAGGATAAACATagattaaaaagttgaaattagTAAAGCAACAACATAGATTCAAATGgaggataaaataaataaataaagcttTTAGTTTTAATACCCCATGTAATTATAAACCCTGCAAAAAAGACtcttcttataaaaaaaaaaagaaataaagaattgTCTACACGCATTGGATGAATtagatgatttttttatgcattttagcaTTTATCTTCTTAGAATAGATAAAATTGCCCCTGTCAATATTGTTTTTGgttaattctttatatttttcatattttcttgagAAAAAGTATGATAAATACTGAAATAGCAGTATTCATCAAGGTTTATATGtaaaaactattattacatcaaatcaaattactatacatattttgcatgtgaaaatataagattattgaatattatttatgaatttttttaaattaaaatacatgattttatttctaaaatattattagttaatttaatttttgtgttcGATATGAAATTATAGTATGTATatgaaatacaataaataaattattaatgtaatatgtTTAGGCATAAAAAGTACAtaagtaaattaattcattatattaaaagatacaaaacaaagatatataatgaataaataaataaacagaaAATGGGTCGTCCCCTCCTCTACCCCAATCGCCCAGCCAACACCGCCCTCTCCTGCGTATCCCGGTCTCCCCTTCCGCCTCGTTTGCCTCCACTGCACGTCGCTCCGCGACATCTGGTTGAGTTGGGCGCGGCATCGTGGTGTCACCGTCTAGCTCTATGGCGATATAGATAAggttttttataatatttttatgggaaATAAAAGggttttttataatatttttatggaaaaattgcataatacccCATGTGTTATGTTAAAATTGCACAAACTTacatatgttaaataaataatcataaaagaCCCCTTTCGTCCAAAACTAATGGAAGGTGTTGTACACACGGTGGAAATGAGAGTAggatccttttttttttatacccTATTTCAGCTTTTTTGGTAGtgcaataattcaaaataccCTTCTCTTCCACTACATATACAACTTAACATCCTCTCACTACATGTATTTTGGATGTTCTATTTTTCATACTGTTATTTGCTTCTGAATGAGCTTATTGTCTCAGCAGCTCTTTCAAAgccaaaacaaacaaataaaagcaTCATTAAATTCCTTCTCGAACAGTGAAAAAAAAGCCAGaagtttaaaaagaaattaggtaGAAAATTGAAGAACATTCTTACCATTGATTTTGACTTCGTGTTCCCAGCTATATTTCCAATCAAAAGCTTTGCAACAGTCAATAAcactcaatttttaatttagaactaCTAAACTTGTGCaaataaagagagattttGCAGGATTAAACCCAAAATCACCATGCCCTAATACGAACCCTAATCTGTCTTCTCTCCATCTTTTCCAAACTCTCGTTGGAAGAAAAGATgcaccccccccccctctttttttttttttactacaaCAAGTCACAAGGGTATAACGGagatttaaggaaaaaattaactCCGTTAACTGGCGCTAACGGAATTGGGCAAGTGAACGCCATTTACAATTACACTGGATTTTGtttgcatataaaaataacacgGGGATTTTTTGCCGAGTTTTCATAAAACATGGgagttttatgcaatttttcctatttttattttatatataactatgtgtatatatataactatgtatatatataaatgcaaaaatatattgtacaaATTACTTAAAATCTATGCCATTCACttttaactaaaaaagatCAATGACTACTAAAAACAAGGACATAATAGGCAACtcaccaaaaaaattgaagccATCAAGGGCAATTGACAAAAGAGGAGCATGTgcaacattttaaaaaatacaaagaattttttgaatatatttttaacacgGGGTTTTTTagccaaatttttaaaacacaagggGATTTCAtacaattttctcttaattttttttattcaaaatacagtcaacaaatatacatatatatatatatatatatacacaacacGCACAGTTCAACATGTCTTAACTTATTTATACTactacaaaatacaaaatcgaACACATTAAAAAAcacttatctttatttttcttcccctACCTTTTAAAAACAAAGAACAGTAACTTCTCTTACCAAAAGAATCATTTGCCTCCTCAAAACAAACCTTCTCGAGAGGTCACTGCTGTCATCAGCACATCAAGAAAAGAGACAACCGTAGGTGGCTGGTCGTCTTGCATATACTTAGGCTTGGGAACCACTTATACCATTTTGATTGCCCAATGCTATACAACTAATAATGACAAGATAAAggaataaaccaaaaaatattaatagattcTGGAGAAAATAAGTTCTAAGTTTAGctatatgaaaattaagagtatttaaaattgaaatgtttggcataaaactttaatatatatacaatgaTCATTAAGCCGTAAAAATACTTCTAGCTTTTgccttaattaattgaatttaaacaatttaaaagcATAAACGGCAAATAAAAACATtcattttaacttatttttaattaaaaaatgatagtCACTTAACTTAAACTATTACAAATATCCACTAGTCCCATATATATGTGCAGGGATTACACATCtaagatatatataagatcataaaaaatcatcttatttaataaacaaaaataaatatgaatagtCATATGTAAGATGAAAAAAAGGGGAATAACTGTTAGAATTTTGGGGGCCAACAACTTTTTTCTGCGGTAGGTTTTCAAccatttgtaaaaataaattattcatgtcttgtgaataattacacaaacaattaAACACCCACTAGTAACATCGacattatttacacaaatcatccatactttttgaaaaattacacatacattcCCCCAAAAATGTTAGcatcattatcaaattatccCTGCTTTTTGACTGTTAGAAGTGGTTTATGTAATATGTATAAAGCAGAGCTAAACAAATGATCaagggtgtaaatataattattatattcgtGACGAGACAAACTTTGTTGTGTGCTTTCACCTTCTGAAAGGTGGGATCAGAGTTCAATCAAACAAATGAAAGGATTAAACCATAACATGGATATGGCAGGAAACCAGCACGAGATCATGAAAACTACATGAGGGAATCTGAGATTGATGAAAAATGTTTACTAATTTAGCACAAATGAGAATGAAGCAACTCTCTTCCTCAATGATGAACATGTACTAGTTCATTATTTCATTGGTATCCTCTActgtaatattattacaaatccGGAAGGAAGTCGGTTGTTTTTCTGAGGTGAAAAGTTCTAACAGACGATAACATAAATATGCATCAGTGAACATCAGAAAGTGGGTTCGTCAACTCCAGAATCACGACATATATTCAAGAAGTAGCATACACAATCACCACATTCGCTGGCGAAAAACTTACTGCAAAAACTCCCTAGGATCAGTGACAAACCCGGTTAATGCAGATGCTGCAGCTGTGTATGGAGAAGCTAAATAGATCTGCCCTTCTTTGTGGCCCATACGACCAGGGAAGTTGCGATTTGTGGTTGAAACACAGACCTGCATGTCATCAAAATCAAGCAGTCATTACCCCTCGTAGAATGAAAAAGAGTCGTCAACCTCATCTCACAGGCTAGAGAGATTAAACCTACATGAAAACATAGTAAAGATCCATAAAGCTGCCAGTATATCACTTTAAAAGGAGTCGCTTGAATAAATTGCACAAACATGCATGGGgctacaataatttaaatgcaGTGCCTAAAAAGGGGTCTGGTTATTCATACTTAAACGAGAAAAAGgaagtacaaaattttaacatatatgGCAAAGGCTGTGACAGTTAAGTGATTTTCGACAAGTTCATACAGAATAAAAAACTGAAGGAACCATACTTTCAAAGACCATGCTTATCTTATCGTATACCTGTATGGCACTACATCAGCCACGACAAGTCTTTGACACTGTGTCTGACACAACAGTACTGTGCTCATaactaaaaagaattttgagtAGCCGCATCTACGCATTTTAGTGGCGTACACTCATATACATAGCATGTTTGACACTTTATTGGATCCGATGAATTATCTTTTAATgtagttcataaaaaatatagataacaaaaactaacataaaattaatttttttcaaaaactatttaaaaaagtaataaagtAGCATCTAAATATACTGTCTTTACATTTctttatatgtgtgtgtgggcaCGTGCATGTTATACATGACTAGTTACCTAATAGGCAAGTGTTTATATGTTAACGACAACTGTGTTGGAGCAGTATcctcaaattttaaagaattacCATGTCCATTATGCATATCGTATCACGTTAAATGTCTGTGCATTAGTCAAAATTGAGTCTTTTCCTTCCCTCCCTCCCTTTCTCTCAACGGatcaagtttattttaaagcaAGATCCTGACTAGTAAtgtgttaattttctaaattcacaTAAACCACCTTGTGCGCTGATGCTTCTTAAAGTCAACAGGCTAAGCACCCAAAAATTTTTAACACATCGGGATTCATGGATTGCAAAAAGATTCGTGCTACGTACACAAAAAGCAGCATAAAACCTAGTGCATGGCAGCaggcaaaagaaaaagaaaacttgcGAACATTAGactttcaatctttttttccttccaaCATTGACTgtctatatttataatgttctCAAATATCATAAAGTCATTATACGAAACAAAGTTTCACAGGCACAAGCATTTTCTTCGCATAATTTAAGATGAAGAAAACGTCCCttctaattcttttctccAATCAAATTCAACCACAAGTCGACTCTTATGCAACATTGAACACATATTTCTCACCAATAGAACCCTGTCAAAATGAGAAACAGCATAACTTGCCTGAGGTTCATTCATGCGAGCATAAGTGTCTCTTGGTCCTCCTAAACAAGCACCGCAATTCGGGCTCGCTGGTGTATCACAACCAGCTTCCTCAAAAATCTGTGAGCAAGTTTTTCCACCAGAACCCGGGACTGGAATGCTATATATATCCATCCACACCTGAAAAAGCACATATAATTTACACAAGAAACAAGAATCTTCTATGTTTAATTTGTTCCAAACTACATGAAACAATAAACATCTAGCAGCACTTCACCAGAGTACCTTTTGTGTAGCAGGAACAAGGAATGTTGGGACTTTCACCTTTTTCCCCTGTTGATAATCAGATTGATTGAGTTATTTGAGACAGAAAATGAAACTGAAACTGCAACTTCAGTTGGGCTGGAGTTCTGATGTTTTAGACGCAAACCATACAAATACTTTCTAACTAAATGACTTCATTTGCAAACTTCATTACATACTAGCGACTCAAACACACTCGATGCATGTGCatactcaaatttttattatatttatttaattgaaagaaaaaagaagaaagataacattaataattaaccaAAACTAACAAAATGAACTAACTTTAaatgtgtataaataaaaattattaataaaattaatcaataaaagataGTTAGCTGTGGAAGAAGTAAACATAGTTAGGGGCATTTTAGACAACCCACATTTTGCCAACCACGGGAGTTGCCTTAAGGGGTCTCCCCCTTAATAAACAGTACAAATTAATGACCTaataatcaatcaattaaCAATTTACAAATCTTAACATGACTTAGTGTTTGAAGAGTGAATCCAGACGAccaagttatatataatatataccgTCAGAAGTTTCCATCCCCAAGAATGGTATCAGCCTTTACagtataaaaatagataacaTTTGAGGTGTATTGATTAAATGGTGCCAGCCTTTGTACTCCAGAAATAGATTACTTAAAGTGTATCGATGGTCTAAACAGAGCAAGCATGCATAGCATATAAGACAtgcttattaaaatattagaaatccTTAAACAGATCATCTTAGTTGCATCAGTCAGTGAATTGCACTGGTTGTTCGCAAGGACTCATCAGGTTTCATTTGTCATCTTAGGTGCAATACCACTATCAAGTTCTGCAATTAAAACAATGTCCAACCACAAAAGCAACAGAACCATTTCATACCGAAGCAAGAAAAACTTTGGCAGCAGCCATGAAATCCTCTGTTTTTCCACCAGTGCAGGATCCAATATACACTCGGTCAATTTTCACATCTTTGCATTCTCTGGCTAAAGCTCGATTATCGGGAGAATGCGGCTGAGAAATCACAAAACATATGTCAATGATACATGGAAACGAGACCAAATCACACACTAAAGCAAAGTTAAAAGAGTTTCATGTTGTTTCACGTTTTCTCCACAATTCAAACCCTGTCTGATTTTTGCCAGAAAATACAATGGTTATGATGTAACTACATAAAGACATTCTTATGCCTCTTCTGATAATAGCTCGCAGAAGTGAATGAAGTCAAGATGGTCGAGACTACTAACCTTAGCCACCAAGGGCTCCAACTTTGAGACATCAAATCTGTACTCAGATAGAAATctatcaaaaacaaaaacatggaCCTGTAAGTTATCAAAGTTCACCCAAAACAAGCAACATGATGCTGCAGAAAGATCTTATTAGTGTTACTACATGAATTTCCCAAACAATCGTGATCGAACTAAACTTGAAACGTAgattaacataaaatttagtGTATAACATGTTATAACACATGAAAGGAACCGTCGAATAAACTTCTGTCCATTTCTCTTTACAGTATTCGGTACACTGACTCAATGGAAGGGTTTCCATTTACGGaatgaacaaaaaacaaaaggattAATTTTCTAGGGATATGCCAGATAGTTTTCATTTGGTACCAGCAGATTTTAAGAAAAGCTTGTAACAAGTACAAAATGCAGTAATACTAGCACAGCAAATACTGATCCTAAACTTGCGCAAGCATGTTATGAAAGGATACCTTGCTTGTCCATCACTATAAACTGGTTCGTAGGACACGGATGTCTTGTCCTAAGAAGCAGGAAAAAGAAGTAGTGTCATTATCAACGATAATAACCCAAAACACACAATCCTACATGCTTCTTCAACCACagccacacacacaaaagagagaaaaggaaaacacaaTCGGTACTAGGAATCAAAACAACAAgagattgaaatatattagGTACAGATATCTATGTGTATTCTCATGACCTTGAATAAGTGTGCTTTTCTATGCAAGTCTTTTACTTTTGAGATCAgtgcaagagagagagagagagagatttcaGAGATCAGTGACATGTTACCCTAACCTGAAGATACTTATAAGTGGTACTATCAGCAGGGATAACACCATTCTTTCCCCCAGCTTCAACAACCATGTTGCATAATGTCATTCTTTCCtccatctaaaaaataaaggatgcACCAACAAAAGCCATTAGTGAGTCAAGGAAGCTATgttaaaaatctaatttacaAATAACAACTAAATTATGAGGCACACTTACTGTCAAACTTTCTACAGTAGAGCCGACAAATTCCATTGATTTATATGTTGCACCAGCAACTGAAATTTCACCAATAATCTACACAACATGCAACAACCAAGTCAAAGAAACTGGAGGTTTCTAACTCAAATGAATATAAGCGAAGATGTCACATCTGAATATCTAAGATGCTACATATACTTACTTGCAAAATCAAATCTTTTGCAAGCAAATAATCAGGCATTTCACCGTCCATCACAAATTTCAAAGTTGGAGGCACCTGCAATGCATTGAtgtgaaataattatgaaactcatgcatt from Sesamum indicum cultivar Zhongzhi No. 13 linkage group LG3, S_indicum_v1.0, whole genome shotgun sequence harbors:
- the LOC105158612 gene encoding uncharacterized protein LOC105158612; the protein is MAPAMKPFQLLEINIISGQDLEPVARKMRTYAKAWVHPNRKLSSCVDKEGNNNPTWNDKFVFRVEEEFLREDSSAVMIEIYSAHWLRDVLVGTVRVLVGNLIPPPVRTHQNNSHYMGMRFVALQVRRPSGRPQGILNIGVALLDGSLRSMPLYRQLSSSAVGYRDLMQHPPVHLQVQENDTKNNKEQQQAPALKPILRRSRSERSERVIFNDFSPRSSMVAVPTQMGTKEGSSVITVSESVDPFKGGKKKGKASSVISGAELREKPKQKGKKGKASSVVSDSIVSKGSSTFYKNDTRNLKNKDTENEGKDNRGDKKLGSPEKAKVVDEKSVGIKGVQNSGSPKHKAVIPTILKPNGAQKGPLPIGKPVIGAPFKGNSIVSDSEVGPSPSEVAAALAQRRYLQDDNQSSVLDGWSLDESVEGLRSKLERWRTELPPLYDNGFSTSSYKSSGGQHGRRHSDGGSGLFSCFGNICGYECQCICGKPPGKRNQSRFAASSVGSPGRSIL
- the LOC105158613 gene encoding 3-isopropylmalate dehydratase large subunit, chloroplastic, with amino-acid sequence MIMASSPVVVSSSVLVEKKDVGLSAFRSQAATFAFSAPASKKRAFGKIVSVMAPQQSERKTSTTGAVKTGMTMTEKILARASEKSQLSPGENVWVNVDVLMTHDVCGPGAFGIFKKEFGENAKVWDREKLVVIPEHYIFTTDERANRNVDILRDFCTEQNIKYFYDIKDLGNFRANPDYKGVCHVALAQEGHCRPGEVLLGTDSHTCTAGAFGQFATGIGITDAGFVLGTGKLLLKVPPTLKFVMDGEMPDYLLAKDLILQIIGEISVAGATYKSMEFVGSTVESLTMEERMTLCNMVVEAGGKNGVIPADSTTYKYLQDKTSVSYEPVYSDGQARFLSEYRFDVSKLEPLVAKPHSPDNRALARECKDVKIDRVYIGSCTGGKTEDFMAAAKVFLASGKKVKVPTFLVPATQKVWMDIYSIPVPGSGGKTCSQIFEEAGCDTPASPNCGACLGGPRDTYARMNEPQVCVSTTNRNFPGRMGHKEGQIYLASPYTAAASALTGFVTDPREFLQ